DNA from Candidatus Cloacimonas acidaminovorans str. Evry:
CATTATGAACTTGCCAAAACTGCATTACTTGCCGGAAAGCATATTTTCGTAGAAAAGCCGATTACGAGTGAATTAGCTCAAGCGAACGACTTGCTTAAGCTTGCTTCTGAAAGGAATCTCATTATTCAGGTGGGGCATATTGAAAGGTTCAATCCCGTTATCCTGAAAATAGAGAATGAAATCAATAACCCTCTGTTTATTGAATCGCAGAGGATTTCCACTTTTCAGCCGCGAGGAACGGATGTTCCTGTTGTGTTGGATTTAATGATTCACGATATAGACCTCATTTTAAGCTTTGTGCATAGCCCGGTTACCGATATTAAAGCCAGTGGAGTAGGTATCTTTACTTCTACGATAGATATTGCTAATGCGCGTATTGAATTTGCCAATGGAGCTGTTGCTAATGTAACTTCTTCCCGGGTTTCCACAAAACAGGAACGCAAATTAAGATTTTTTCAGAATGATGCCTATATCAGGATGGATTTTCTGGCAAAAAATGTGCGTGTTATCAAAAAAAGTTCCGATATAAACAGTTTATTGCCTCAAATTCTAATGGGAGCTCCAAATATCAATCCGGAGCAGCTTTTGGATATTAAAAGCTACGATGCCGACGATATTAACAAGGATGCTTTAACTATAGAACTGGAGTCCTTTATTGATTGTCTTAAAAACAATAAAAAACCGATTGTAGATGGAGAAGCGGGAACCAGAGCTTTGGAAATAGCCACTAAAATAATAAATCAAATTCAAACCCAAAATACCAGAATAAACTTATTATACAGGTAAAAGAAAATGCAAGATGTATTTGTAAAAGACATAGAAAAGTATTTAGGACAGGAAGTTCGGCTTAAGGGCTGGGTACGCAATATTCGTCATAGCGGAAAACTGCTGTTCATAATTTTAAGGGATGGAACAGGGGAAATTCAAACCGTTGCTTTTCAACCTGATTTGGGAGAAAAAGCATTTGAAACAGCAAAACATCTCACCCTTGAATCGTCTGTAATAATTTGCGGCATTCCTAATCTCCATCCTAAACAGGAAGGGGTTTATGAACTGCAAGTTACGCAAGTTCAGCCCCTGCAAATTGCGGATGAATATCCGATTGGTAAGAAAGAACACGGACCCGATTTTCTTCTTTCCAACAGGCATCTTTGGATACGCTCTCAAAAGCAATGGGCTATTTTACGGATTCGGCATACTGTTTATTATGCTATTTGCAATTACTTAAATGAGCATAATTTTATTCGTTTTGATTCTCCTATTCTAACTCCTAATGCTTGTGAAGGCACTACCACACTTTTTGAACTGGATTATTTTGACGAAGGCAAAGCATACCTTTCGCAATCGGGTCAGCTCTATCTGGAAACGGGAATTATGAGTTTCGGCAGGGTCTATGATTTTGGTCCGGTATTCAGAGCAGAACGTTCCAAAACCCGTAAGCATTTAACCGAGTTTTGGATGATGGATGCCGAAGCAGCTTTTGTGGAACACGATGAGAATATGCAAATTCAGGAAGACCTTATTCGCTATGTTATCCGAACTGTTCTCTCCGAATGTGCCCTGGAACTGCAAATTTTGGAACGAAATACGGAGTCATTAAAAGCGGCGGATGCTCCTTTTAAGCGGATGACTCATTATGAGGCAGTAGAATTGTTACGCCAGAAAGGGAGTGATATAACACATAGTAAAGATTTGGGTGCGCAAGATGAGGTCTTGCTAACGGAGGATTCGGAGGTTCCTGTTTTTGTAGAACGCTGGCCTAAAGAAATTAAGGCATTTTATATGAAACGCGATCCCTTAAATCCGAATTTGGTTTTAGGAGATGATTTAATAGCTCCTGAGGGCTTTGGAGAATTGATTGGAGGCAGCCAGCGTGAGGATGATTATGAGCTTTTACTTTCCAGAATGCAAGCGGAAAATATGCCTATAGATGATTATCAATGGTTTCTGGACTTGCGAAAATACGGTTCTGTTCCGCATAGCGGTTTTGGCGTTGGATTGGAACGACTGGTTGCCTGGTTGAGTGGAACTCCTCACATCAGAGAGACCATACCTTTTCCCCGTATGATTTACCGGATTTATCCCTGAGTAACAGGATTTCTGCTTGCGCAGGAAGGGCAAAGGTCTTTTCCTGCAAGAAAGAATATTAGTTCTAAAAATAAAAATATAAGGATAGAAGAATGATTACGAATTACTTTTCGGAAACCACGAAAACAATGAAATCATCGCTCATCAGAGAACTGGTAGCAACTACTAAAAATGTTCCTGATTTAATCTCTTTTGCC
Protein-coding regions in this window:
- a CDS encoding Gfo/Idh/MocA family protein, which translates into the protein MIKIGVVGVGHLGQHHAQKFQNIDGAELVGIFDINEQRAKEIAKKLNTRSFNSYEELLTACDAIDISATTTAHYELAKTALLAGKHIFVEKPITSELAQANDLLKLASERNLIIQVGHIERFNPVILKIENEINNPLFIESQRISTFQPRGTDVPVVLDLMIHDIDLILSFVHSPVTDIKASGVGIFTSTIDIANARIEFANGAVANVTSSRVSTKQERKLRFFQNDAYIRMDFLAKNVRVIKKSSDINSLLPQILMGAPNINPEQLLDIKSYDADDINKDALTIELESFIDCLKNNKKPIVDGEAGTRALEIATKIINQIQTQNTRINLLYR
- the asnS gene encoding asparagine--tRNA ligase, whose amino-acid sequence is MQDVFVKDIEKYLGQEVRLKGWVRNIRHSGKLLFIILRDGTGEIQTVAFQPDLGEKAFETAKHLTLESSVIICGIPNLHPKQEGVYELQVTQVQPLQIADEYPIGKKEHGPDFLLSNRHLWIRSQKQWAILRIRHTVYYAICNYLNEHNFIRFDSPILTPNACEGTTTLFELDYFDEGKAYLSQSGQLYLETGIMSFGRVYDFGPVFRAERSKTRKHLTEFWMMDAEAAFVEHDENMQIQEDLIRYVIRTVLSECALELQILERNTESLKAADAPFKRMTHYEAVELLRQKGSDITHSKDLGAQDEVLLTEDSEVPVFVERWPKEIKAFYMKRDPLNPNLVLGDDLIAPEGFGELIGGSQREDDYELLLSRMQAENMPIDDYQWFLDLRKYGSVPHSGFGVGLERLVAWLSGTPHIRETIPFPRMIYRIYP